In Zingiber officinale cultivar Zhangliang chromosome 1A, Zo_v1.1, whole genome shotgun sequence, a genomic segment contains:
- the LOC122027268 gene encoding glycolipid transfer protein 1-like isoform X2: MAGTVFTPLLEGMKNVKSENGIMLTKPFLDVCKSVLPILDNFGAALAIVKSDIGGNITRLENKYNSDPPKFEHLYSMVQMEVDSKTAKGSSSCTNGLLWLTRAMDFQVDLFRNLLDRPEWTMTQVCNDSYSKTLKKWHGWLASSSFLVAIKLIPDRKKFMELIGGSGNLNADIEQFCKTFAPLLAENHKFLASVGLDDMKAS, from the exons ATGGCGGGCACAGTGTTCACTCCCTTACTGGAAGGAATGAAGAATGTCAAGTCAGAGAACGGCATTATGCTAACAAAGCCTTTCCTTGACGTGTGCAAATCCGTCCTGCCCATTCTAG ACAATTTTGGAGCTGCTCTGGCTATTGTTAAGTCTGATATTGGGGGCAATATAACA AGGCTTGAAAACAAATATAACTCTGATCCACCAAAGTTTGAACATCTATACAGTATGGTGCAAATGGAAGTAGATTCTAAAACAGCTAAAGGTTCTTCAAGCTGTACCAATGGTCTTCTGTGGCTAACAAG AGCGATGGATTTCCAAGTGGATCTATTTCGGAACTTGCTCGATCGTCCAGAATGGACAATGACACAAGTTTGcaacgattcctactccaagaccttaAAGAAATGGCATGGCTGGCTCGCCAGTTCTAGCTTTTTG GTTGCTATCAAACTTATCCCCGATAGAAAGAAGTTCATGGAGCTCATCGGTGGATCAGGCAACCTCAATGCTGACATAGAGCAATTCTGTAAAACATTTGCTCCTCTTCTTGCAGAGAATCACAAGTTCCTT GCCAGCGTTGGCCTGGACGATATGAAGGCTTCCTGA
- the LOC122027268 gene encoding glycolipid transfer protein 1-like isoform X1, producing MAGTVFTPLLEGMKNVKSENGIMLTKPFLDVCKSVLPILDNFGAALAIVKSDIGGNITRLENKYNSDPPKFEHLYSMVQMEVDSKTAKGSSSCTNGLLWLTRAMDFQVDLFRNLLDRPEWTMTQVCNDSYSKTLKKWHGWLASSSFLVAIKLIPDRKKFMELIGGSGNLNADIEQFCKTFAPLLAENHKFLVRTLNLVFILSLN from the exons ATGGCGGGCACAGTGTTCACTCCCTTACTGGAAGGAATGAAGAATGTCAAGTCAGAGAACGGCATTATGCTAACAAAGCCTTTCCTTGACGTGTGCAAATCCGTCCTGCCCATTCTAG ACAATTTTGGAGCTGCTCTGGCTATTGTTAAGTCTGATATTGGGGGCAATATAACA AGGCTTGAAAACAAATATAACTCTGATCCACCAAAGTTTGAACATCTATACAGTATGGTGCAAATGGAAGTAGATTCTAAAACAGCTAAAGGTTCTTCAAGCTGTACCAATGGTCTTCTGTGGCTAACAAG AGCGATGGATTTCCAAGTGGATCTATTTCGGAACTTGCTCGATCGTCCAGAATGGACAATGACACAAGTTTGcaacgattcctactccaagaccttaAAGAAATGGCATGGCTGGCTCGCCAGTTCTAGCTTTTTG GTTGCTATCAAACTTATCCCCGATAGAAAGAAGTTCATGGAGCTCATCGGTGGATCAGGCAACCTCAATGCTGACATAGAGCAATTCTGTAAAACATTTGCTCCTCTTCTTGCAGAGAATCACAAGTTCCTTGTAAGAACCCTAAACTTGGTTTTCATCCTCTCGTTAAATTGA